TATTTTTACATATTTTTTATTTTTTATATTTTAATTCATTAGCTTTTTTCCTTATGATTTGAACCGCATAATGGTGTTCCGCATTCAGGACATTTTATGTTTCTGCATGGAAATCCTCTAATCTTTGGTACTATATGTCCACAATTAGGACATTCGCATGCTTTTGATGGTCCTCTTCCACTTCCCGATCCTCCAAATGAACGTCTCTCATTCAAAGGATATTTTGAAGCTTCAGGTACATTGAAAATTTGAGGAGTTGATGATTTTTCCAAATCATTCTTGATTATTTCAATGTTTTGAGACTTGCAGTCAGGACAGTTTGTGTATTCCTTTTTGGGATTGTTCCATTGAAATCCACAATCCTTGCAGATGTATATCTTTTCTTCTGCTTGAAAGTTCTCATTGTTTATTTCAATCTTTTTGCCTTCAATCAATGACATAGCGGTCTTTTTTCTTGCAGAGTTAATGATTCTATGAAATGTTGGTTGTGATATTCCCATTAATTCTGCAGCCTCTTTTTGCTTTATATTGTGATAATCCCCTAATCTGATTGCTTCAAATTCATCAAGATTCATTTTAATGGTGTCTTGATCATTTTCCAAGACATCTCCATGCTTTAGGCAAGTGTAATCAGGCTTTTTCACAATTCTCCTTTCTATCTTTGGCCTAACCATTTATTCTCTCCTTAAAATTTCCTAATGGATTTATATTTTAATGAACCCTAAAACAAATTCATTATGAATATATATTTATTATGAATATATATTCATAACATTTAATATATAGTTTGTCTTTTGGAATATGGGAAATGATTAAAAATAGGTGAAATAAAAAGTAGATTATGATTTAAAATAGATTAAGAAATAGATTAAGAAATAGATTAAGAAATAGATTTAAAAAAGTAACACTAATTAAATTTCAATTTCATTCAAATCAAAATTTAATTTTCCACTAATGGTGGCTCTAGCTATTGAAATTCCATTTGCTCCAGCATTTAACATTTTTTCTGTTTGTGCAATGGAATTGATTGAATTGTTTCCAATTATGAAAATATTGGTGTTAGCTGCTATTTGTTTTATCAAATCAAAATCAGCATCTCTGACGCCTTTTTTCATAGCATCAATATGCAAGTAGTCTACTCCACATTCCTCCGCCAATTTTGCTATTTCAAGGTTGTCAACACCTTCGACATTAGCTCTCATTTTCATTGAAACTTTTGATTCTGATTTTTTAACAACTTCTTTTATGTAATCTTCCAAGTCTGATCTGAGTAGCATGCTTTGTCCACAGCCAACTGCAACAAGCTCTTCCTGTCTGCAATGACAGTTGATTTCAATTATGTCGAGATTTGGTATTTTGCTGATTTCAATCAGTGGATCTGGAGTGGTTCCTCTCAAGTTTGCACTGACTGTTACATCAAAACTATCTTTAATTGTGTTAACTTCATTTTCAATTACCTCATAGATTTCTTCTTTAGGGTAATTGAACTCTTTCCTGCCTCTGGCTATAATCTTTTCACAAGCGTCTATTGACTCATTGTCAGTATTGTATCCTCCGATAGTGACTGTGTCAAATCCATATGGAATGAGTTTAATTGCAAATTCTGCATTTGTTATTCCTGCCATTGGTGCAAGTACTTTAATGTTAACACGTCCTTAAGTTTTGATAATTTTAATTATTCTAATTATTCAATATTCTAATAATTGTAATCATTCATAAAAATAGTTTAAAAAAGATAATAAAAATAAAAAAGGAAATAAAAAGAAAAGTTAATTAAGTGAAAATAAGATTTTATTTAAAGCTCTTCGATTACATGAATCCAATCTTTATTATTTCCTGCACGAATTATTTCAAGTCCGATGTCAGCCATATATGCTGCATCTTCCATATTGTCTGCTCTACCGATACCTGCTTTGAGGCCGATTCCAATTTCTTCATCAATCTCTTTGAGAATTTGGGTAAGGTCATCTTCACTTAATCCATTACATGGGGACATGAAGTTGTCTCCACCAATGAAGAATAATAATGCACCTTTTTCTCTAAGTTTAGTCATTAAGTAATGTTGTGCTTTGTTTACCATAAAGCTTGTATCAAAAGCAGATTCAATATCAGTTAAAGTTTCAGTAACACTGTTGATATCAATGTGTGCAGCTTGCACGAAACTGTCTTCTGGGTTTTCAATTAAATTGTTGATTGCTAGTATTTCTTTTCTTCCAGAAGATTGAGCTCCACCTTCTTTTTGAAGTGCAATGGTTGCTAATCTTTGAGCTTCGTGTGCAGTTTCTGCTGCTCCTACACCCATACTGATTGTAATTGGGTATCTGTTTCTAATAGATCTTTGAATTCTCATGTGGTCTTCTTCGTTAAGACCATTTGTGACTGCAAGTAAATTATCAAATCTTGTAAAGAAAACTAAACCTTTTTTAGCAGCTATTAATCTTTGCACATCTGCAAAAAGTTCTGCTTGTAAAATTTGAAGGTCAGATTCTGTACGTGGTCTTGGAGTTACTGTCCATGGACCATAATTATCGATTTGTATCAAAGTCATTTGTATCATATATTTTCACCTAATGTTACTATAATTAGTTATAACTAAATTAGTATTTAAACTTTAAGCATTTAATTAATGATTTTTTTAATAATTTTTTATATTTAATAATTTTTTATAGTTTCTTATTAACCAATAATTTTCAATGATTTTAAATAATTTTTAAATATTTTAAACAATTTTTTATAATTTTAAATAATTTTTATTCCAAAACCACTTTTGCAAGATTGATTTTATCTTCAATTGTTTTCATGAAAGTGTTGGTTACGATTACATTTGGAATAATCTCTTCAATCTCTTCTTTGAACTCTTCATCTTGGTTATCAATCACCAATGTGTTTAGGAATGATTTATAAAGTTCGGCGACTCCTTTGGAAGATGTTTCATAGCCAAATGCATTCATGAATTGTCCTGCAGGTCCGCTAAATGCGGATTTTCCTACAAATGGTGAAATTGCAATAACCTCTTTTTCCTTAAGGGCATCTTCAACGCCATCTATTGAAATGATTGGTCTGATTGAAGTGATTGGGTTTGATGGTCCAAAAATCACCTTATCAGATTTTTCTATTGATTCAATAAGTTTTGGGCTAGGGCTCACATGAGCGTATTTCACTTCAAGAACTTCACAGTTGCACTGGTATTTGATCAAAAAGTCATGGAACTCAATTTCACCATGCTCCTTGGTGACAATGCTTATTTCAGATTCCTCATCACTCATTGGAATTATGTTTGCCTTAATGCCAAGTTTATCCTTTTGGAGTTCCACAATGTCTGATAATGTCCAACCTTCATCTAGCAAAATAGCCTTTTGAAGCTTGGTTGCCCTATCCTTGTCTCCTAATCTGAGCAATTCGGTAGTTCCCATTTCAATTAGCTGTTCTCTAACTATGTATGTATCCCCTTTGATTCCGTACCAGAATTCCTCATCTATCATATCTGCAAAGGTATACATCACTGTATCAATATCCGCTGCAATATAACCTCTGGACATATATAAGTTTTCCACAGTATTGACTACAACGGTAATTTCTTCTTCAGGATAAATTTCCTTTATTCCTTGAATTAATTTTGGAGTTCCTGTGCCTCCAGAAAAAATAGTTATCATGATTTCCACTCTTTTTATTTAGTTGTGATAGGATCTTTAATTTTTTTAATTATTATTGATTATTATCAATTGTAATTTATTAATTGTTAATTTAATAAAATAGATTTTTTTAAAATTTTAACTTTAAAATTCTTCCTTTAATGGGCCTCCACATTTAGGGCATGGAGTTTTCTCAGAAATTACTAATGACATTTTACTATTGCAGTTAGGACAATTGTTGTTTTCAAGAATATTTCTTCTATCCTTGTAAAATGTCTTTTTAAAATCAAAAAACAGTATTTTAAATGCTTTTTCATTATTAGGATTTTTTGAAATTTCTTTAGTTAGTATTTTTTCAATCTCTTCTTGAGTGAAAAGCTCATTGTCTTCAGGAACATAGGTTTTAATTAATTCATTGCAATCTGGACAGTAGTTTTCATAAAGGAAACCGGAAATTAATGATTTAGTCATCTTGTCTGAATTTTCCTTATTGTGACTATCTTCAATAAGTTCTAAATGAATACTCTCATCTTTTTCATATTTTCCATCTTTCTCATCTTTTTTATCTTCAGAATAGAAATTTAAGATGGATTCCAAATCATCTAAATTAGTATCTAAATAGAATATTAGATTCTTATCTAAAAATGAAAAATCACAGTTGTCACATTTGAAATTAATCTCAACCATATTCAACACTCAAAAGGAATAAAATCTTATTATATAAGTTGTAATTGTTTTATCTATTTTCTAAATACATCAAATTCTTTAGGTCTAAGCAATGGCTTGATTCCAGTTTCAGTGTCTCTGAGATGGTTAAATGCATCAAATCCTCTAATCAATACGATAGGGATTCCTTCATTTGCTTGACCCATCAATAAGGATGCCGCTGCTGCAAGCTCATCTGCAGTTGCAACTTCAGTTGTTTCAAGGGCTCTGCCGAATAGGTCTTCTTCACCGATTCTTACCCAGAGAGGATTGATTCCAGAGCAGCCAATAGCTGTTCCAATTGCACCAACTCTAAATGCTCTTCCTTGAGTATCTGTAATGATTACAGCAATTTCCTTATCTGTTTTTTCTTCCAAGTACTCTCTTATTTCCTTAGCGGATTGGTCAGGATTCTTAGGCATTGGGGTTGCTAAACCTTCTTCCACATTGGATTCATCAATTCCTGAGTTTGCACAAACAAATCCATGTTTGGTTTCAGTTACAATGAAATTAGGTCCGACTGCAACGATTTCATTTGATTCCTGTAAAATCGCTTCAACAAGTTTCGGGTCCTTTTTGCATTTTTCTGCAATTTTCCTTGTCTCTTCGCTAGGCTCCAATTCATCGATTTTAATATAGTTGCCTTCAGCCTTTGAAATCAATGTTTCAGCAATAAGCAAAATATCTCCATCTTCAAGAGTGAGATTTTCCTTTTCCAAATCCTCTTCGATAATCTTAGCTATATTATCTCCTTTCTTAACTAAAGGAATTTCTTTTAATCCACATAATTTTAAAGTCATAATTAAATTTTATATTAATAAAATATAAAAAACTATTGATATTTGTAGAGTTCTATTTTTCGATGGTTTTAATTAAAAATTAAAAATAATGCTTTATTTTTTTAAAAAATTAACAATATGCTTTTATATTAAAAATAATAAATTTATAATTAATATGATTAATAATCATTTTTAGTATTAACTATTAAATTGTTATTAATTTATTTTATTGGTTATTAATTTTTAATTAAATTCTTTAGAGGATATTATGATTATAGAAAGTCTTATTAATGGATTTGACATGATTATGGAGATGCTCCAAAGTGGAGGAGTTATCACTTATATAATTCTTTTGCTTGGTATCTATGGTCTGTTAATATCTATAAGAAAGATATTTTACCTTAGAAAAATAAGTAAAATTGATGCTACAGAGATTATGGGGACAATTACCTCTTCTATGGAACAAGGTGGAGCTATTGAAGCATTAAAAAATATCAGTCACTATAAGAACCCTGTTTCAAGAATCATGTCTGAAGCATTGAAAATCGGTTATAAAAACAAGATAGAAGTGGAAGAGAGTATGGAGCAAATTTTCATTGTCGAGCTCTCAAAAATGACCAATGGTATTAGTGCATTAAAAACCATTATCGAGCTTGCTCCTTTCTTAGGATTGATTGGTACTGTATTAGGTATTTGGATGACCTTTAAGAACTTAGGTGTAAATCCGGATGCTGCAGCTATGGCAGAAGGTATTTATATTGCTCTTATCACCACTATTGCAGGTTTAACTGTAGCTATTGTTCTTATGCCTTTATACACTTATATCAAAGGTTTAATTGATGCAGAAATGGATAAGATTGAATTAGCTACTAAAATG
Above is a window of Methanobrevibacter ruminantium DNA encoding:
- a CDS encoding DUF134 domain-containing protein, with protein sequence MVRPKIERRIVKKPDYTCLKHGDVLENDQDTIKMNLDEFEAIRLGDYHNIKQKEAAELMGISQPTFHRIINSARKKTAMSLIEGKKIEINNENFQAEEKIYICKDCGFQWNNPKKEYTNCPDCKSQNIEIIKNDLEKSSTPQIFNVPEASKYPLNERRSFGGSGSGRGPSKACECPNCGHIVPKIRGFPCRNIKCPECGTPLCGSNHKEKS
- a CDS encoding MJ0144 family RNA dihydrouridine synthase-like protein, with protein sequence MAGITNAEFAIKLIPYGFDTVTIGGYNTDNESIDACEKIIARGRKEFNYPKEEIYEVIENEVNTIKDSFDVTVSANLRGTTPDPLIEISKIPNLDIIEINCHCRQEELVAVGCGQSMLLRSDLEDYIKEVVKKSESKVSMKMRANVEGVDNLEIAKLAEECGVDYLHIDAMKKGVRDADFDLIKQIAANTNIFIIGNNSINSIAQTEKMLNAGANGISIARATISGKLNFDLNEIEI
- a CDS encoding GTP cyclohydrolase III produces the protein MIQMTLIQIDNYGPWTVTPRPRTESDLQILQAELFADVQRLIAAKKGLVFFTRFDNLLAVTNGLNEEDHMRIQRSIRNRYPITISMGVGAAETAHEAQRLATIALQKEGGAQSSGRKEILAINNLIENPEDSFVQAAHIDINSVTETLTDIESAFDTSFMVNKAQHYLMTKLREKGALLFFIGGDNFMSPCNGLSEDDLTQILKEIDEEIGIGLKAGIGRADNMEDAAYMADIGLEIIRAGNNKDWIHVIEEL
- the cofD gene encoding 2-phospho-L-lactate transferase, translating into MITIFSGGTGTPKLIQGIKEIYPEEEITVVVNTVENLYMSRGYIAADIDTVMYTFADMIDEEFWYGIKGDTYIVREQLIEMGTTELLRLGDKDRATKLQKAILLDEGWTLSDIVELQKDKLGIKANIIPMSDEESEISIVTKEHGEIEFHDFLIKYQCNCEVLEVKYAHVSPSPKLIESIEKSDKVIFGPSNPITSIRPIISIDGVEDALKEKEVIAISPFVGKSAFSGPAGQFMNAFGYETSSKGVAELYKSFLNTLVIDNQDEEFKEEIEEIIPNVIVTNTFMKTIEDKINLAKVVLE
- a CDS encoding coenzyme F420-0:L-glutamate ligase; amino-acid sequence: MTLKLCGLKEIPLVKKGDNIAKIIEEDLEKENLTLEDGDILLIAETLISKAEGNYIKIDELEPSEETRKIAEKCKKDPKLVEAILQESNEIVAVGPNFIVTETKHGFVCANSGIDESNVEEGLATPMPKNPDQSAKEIREYLEEKTDKEIAVIITDTQGRAFRVGAIGTAIGCSGINPLWVRIGEEDLFGRALETTEVATADELAAAASLLMGQANEGIPIVLIRGFDAFNHLRDTETGIKPLLRPKEFDVFRK
- a CDS encoding MotA/TolQ/ExbB proton channel family protein; translation: MIIESLINGFDMIMEMLQSGGVITYIILLLGIYGLLISIRKIFYLRKISKIDATEIMGTITSSMEQGGAIEALKNISHYKNPVSRIMSEALKIGYKNKIEVEESMEQIFIVELSKMTNGISALKTIIELAPFLGLIGTVLGIWMTFKNLGVNPDAAAMAEGIYIALITTIAGLTVAIVLMPLYTYIKGLIDAEMDKIELATKMTNWSYAVIKIRVYEKLPCVVEALQEAEGIVSVKEISDPYSNIQISFKPSMLEKSISNIILEKCDVKSEITESKLRQ